In the genome of Telluria beijingensis, one region contains:
- a CDS encoding manganese efflux pump MntP family protein: MTLAAIIILALAMSTDAFAVAIAMGSQRTNVLLKDALKVGLLFGIIEGVTPLVGFALGSIAASYVESWDHWIAFVLLGGLGIRMVVEGCGDPDLEADDPARPFWLLALTGFATSIDAMVVGVSLAFADTGILWPALAIGLATLTTVTLGLLIGRRIGAVVGKRAEIFGGLVLIAVGSVTLYEHLQ, translated from the coding sequence ATGACGCTCGCTGCCATCATCATCCTCGCCCTTGCCATGTCCACCGATGCGTTCGCCGTCGCGATCGCCATGGGTTCCCAACGCACCAACGTCCTGCTCAAGGACGCGCTCAAGGTCGGCTTGCTGTTCGGGATCATCGAAGGTGTGACGCCGCTGGTCGGCTTTGCGCTCGGCAGCATTGCCGCCTCTTACGTCGAAAGCTGGGACCACTGGATCGCCTTCGTCCTTCTTGGCGGCCTGGGCATTCGCATGGTCGTCGAAGGCTGCGGCGATCCGGACCTCGAAGCCGACGATCCTGCCCGTCCCTTCTGGCTGCTGGCCCTGACCGGCTTCGCGACCAGCATCGATGCGATGGTGGTCGGCGTCAGCCTGGCTTTTGCGGACACCGGCATCCTGTGGCCGGCGCTGGCGATCGGCCTGGCGACGCTGACGACGGTGACACTGGGATTGCTGATCGGCCGCCGCATCGGGGCCGTGGTGGGCAAGCGCGCCGAGATCTTCGGCGGCCTGGTATTGATTGCCGTCGGCAGCGTCACGCTGTATGAACATCTGCAATGA
- a CDS encoding type 1 glutamine amidotransferase domain-containing protein, which yields MQQAQNMQPADHVEPAATQSLQGRRVAVLMTDGVEQVEYTEPRRFLEEQGVKVILVSPKKAGEEIQGFNHLEPDQKFKVELSVQDAKPGDYDLLLLPGGVANPDSLRLSPESIDFIKAFGDEDKPIAAICHGPWPLIDAGVAESKHMTSWPSLQHDLRNAGAEWTDEEVVVDGKLITSRKPDDLPAFNEAIMKQLMVLQQAGSDPGPTS from the coding sequence ATGCAACAAGCACAGAACATGCAGCCGGCGGATCACGTCGAGCCGGCCGCCACCCAATCCCTGCAGGGCCGGCGCGTCGCGGTCCTGATGACCGACGGCGTCGAACAGGTCGAGTACACCGAGCCACGCCGCTTTCTCGAAGAGCAGGGCGTGAAGGTGATCCTGGTCTCGCCGAAGAAGGCCGGCGAGGAGATCCAGGGTTTCAACCATCTTGAGCCGGACCAGAAATTCAAGGTCGAGCTGAGCGTGCAGGATGCGAAGCCGGGCGACTACGACCTGCTGCTGTTGCCGGGCGGGGTCGCGAATCCCGACAGCCTGCGCCTGAGCCCGGAGTCCATCGATTTCATCAAGGCCTTCGGCGACGAGGACAAGCCGATCGCCGCGATTTGCCACGGCCCCTGGCCGCTGATCGATGCCGGCGTGGCCGAATCGAAGCACATGACCAGCTGGCCTTCGCTGCAGCACGACCTGCGCAATGCGGGCGCGGAGTGGACGGATGAAGAGGTGGTGGTCGACGGCAAGCTGATCACGAGCCGCAAGCCGGACGATCTGCCGGCGTTTAATGAAGCCATCATGAAGCAGTTGATGGTGTTGCAGCAGGCGGGAAGCGATCCGGGGCCGACGTCGTGA
- the tssG gene encoding type VI secretion system baseplate subunit TssG, whose translation MRAGVVADLLRHPQRYEFFQAVRLLVRWLGRQGIAPEHALSGLIRFRNSLGLAFPASEIEAIEPTTDGVPAVRVTPALMGLLGVMGTLPLHYTERFAAWELAARDDGPRAFLDLLSNRLVALFYRAWCKYRVRHGFEPGVDHFMPLLLALAGVPRRDKELLDADAASLAWFAAPLRSRVVSADLVAGVLEAYFRLPVKVEQFTGRWDILELGQRTRLARSNCVLGAGATAGARLLRPELGIRIRLGPVDAEAFERFLPGAPGALALARLLDRFAIDVPYRELQVVLRREDVAGACLDGAARLGLDGFLGDGAGRGDRDDVCYLLD comes from the coding sequence ATGCGCGCTGGCGTGGTCGCCGACCTGCTGCGCCATCCGCAACGCTATGAATTCTTCCAGGCGGTGCGGCTGCTGGTGCGCTGGCTCGGCCGCCAGGGCATCGCGCCCGAGCACGCGCTGAGCGGCTTGATCCGCTTTCGCAACAGCCTGGGCCTGGCCTTCCCGGCCAGCGAGATTGAGGCCATCGAGCCCACTACCGATGGCGTGCCGGCGGTACGGGTCACGCCCGCGCTGATGGGGCTGCTTGGCGTGATGGGGACCCTGCCGCTGCATTACACCGAGCGCTTCGCGGCCTGGGAACTGGCGGCCAGGGACGACGGGCCGCGCGCCTTCCTCGACCTGTTATCAAACCGCCTGGTGGCCCTGTTCTATCGGGCCTGGTGCAAGTACCGGGTGCGCCATGGCTTCGAGCCGGGCGTCGATCACTTCATGCCGCTGTTGCTGGCGCTGGCCGGCGTGCCGCGGCGCGATAAGGAGTTGCTGGACGCGGATGCGGCCAGCCTGGCGTGGTTCGCGGCGCCCTTGCGCAGCCGGGTGGTGAGCGCCGACCTGGTGGCCGGCGTGCTGGAAGCGTATTTCCGGCTGCCGGTGAAGGTCGAGCAGTTTACTGGTCGCTGGGACATCCTCGAACTGGGACAGCGCACGCGCCTGGCGCGCAGCAATTGCGTGCTGGGCGCCGGCGCCACCGCCGGCGCGCGCCTGCTGCGGCCGGAGCTGGGCATCCGCATCCGCCTGGGGCCGGTGGACGCCGAAGCCTTCGAGCGCTTCCTGCCGGGCGCGCCGGGAGCGCTGGCGCTGGCGCGCCTGCTGGACCGCTTCGCGATCGACGTTCCCTACCGCGAGCTGCAGGTGGTGCTGCGGCGCGAAGACGTCGCCGGCGCCTGCCTGGACGGCGCGGCGCGGCTGGGGCTGGATGGCTTTCTCGGTGACGGGGCGGGGCGAGGCGACCGCGACGACGTCTGCTATCTGCTGGACTGA
- the tssF gene encoding type VI secretion system baseplate subunit TssF has translation MRLPPRAAARIGIAFDSALPARMLAGRGLPRLRLHVAGDGLLAAALIDSLCMNVVETWLEADGIDGWRRLDGPALCLGGLERDEALVPEPSHAHPAYRLLTEYFAFPDKFHFLDLDLARLAPLLPAGARRFTLHFLLAGVPAESSGARILRALSAANLLTGCVPVVNLFRQAAAPVRITQRAAMYDVAPSRHEEDVEVYSIDAVQVLKNRDGKSASVEYRPYYGLRHGEGGEHGQRYWFARRDDRGDSRHRMKIAFTDDDFSLQGEAASVASIDLTCSNGAAACGVGVGAPGGDLASETTTSGLPIRLLRKPTAPLRFGNRSGTHWRLVTQLALNHRSLADLDAFRETLALYDLKRSSASQRQIAGVTALAAQPATAWLRNRYGATLVHGVEVRMTVDEEAFAGSSLAVFAQVVSRFLGLYVHLNSFTRLVLVSGQGGKELLRCEPRNGSLALV, from the coding sequence ATCCGGCTGCCGCCGCGCGCGGCGGCGCGCATCGGCATCGCCTTCGACAGCGCGCTGCCGGCGCGCATGCTGGCCGGCCGCGGCCTGCCGCGCCTGCGCCTGCACGTCGCCGGCGACGGCCTGCTGGCGGCGGCGCTGATCGACAGCCTGTGCATGAACGTGGTCGAGACCTGGCTCGAGGCGGACGGCATCGACGGCTGGCGCCGCCTCGACGGCCCGGCGCTGTGCCTGGGTGGCCTGGAGCGCGACGAAGCGCTGGTGCCGGAACCATCGCATGCCCATCCCGCCTACCGGCTGCTGACCGAATACTTCGCCTTCCCCGACAAATTCCACTTCCTGGACCTCGACCTGGCCCGGCTGGCGCCGCTGCTGCCGGCCGGCGCGCGCCGCTTCACCCTGCATTTCCTGCTGGCCGGCGTGCCGGCCGAGTCGAGCGGCGCGCGCATCCTGCGCGCGCTGTCCGCCGCCAACCTGCTCACCGGGTGCGTGCCGGTGGTGAACCTGTTCCGGCAGGCGGCGGCGCCGGTGCGCATCACGCAGCGCGCCGCGATGTACGACGTGGCCCCGAGCCGGCACGAGGAAGACGTCGAGGTCTACAGCATCGATGCGGTGCAGGTACTCAAGAACCGCGACGGCAAGAGCGCCAGCGTCGAGTACCGGCCGTATTACGGCCTGCGCCATGGTGAAGGCGGCGAACATGGACAGCGCTACTGGTTCGCGCGCCGCGACGACCGCGGCGACAGCCGTCACCGCATGAAGATCGCCTTCACCGACGACGATTTCTCGCTGCAGGGCGAAGCCGCCAGCGTGGCCTCGATCGACCTCACCTGCAGCAACGGCGCGGCCGCCTGCGGCGTCGGCGTGGGCGCGCCAGGAGGCGACCTGGCCAGCGAGACCACGACCTCCGGCCTGCCGATCCGCCTGCTGCGCAAGCCCACCGCGCCGCTACGCTTCGGCAACCGCAGCGGCACCCACTGGCGCCTGGTGACCCAGTTGGCGCTGAACCACCGCTCGCTGGCCGATCTCGACGCCTTCCGCGAGACCCTGGCCTTGTACGACCTGAAGAGATCCAGCGCCTCGCAGCGCCAGATCGCCGGCGTCACGGCGCTCGCCGCGCAGCCGGCCACCGCCTGGCTGCGCAACCGCTATGGCGCGACCCTGGTGCACGGGGTCGAGGTGCGCATGACGGTCGACGAGGAAGCCTTCGCCGGCAGCAGCCTGGCGGTGTTCGCCCAGGTCGTGAGCCGCTTCCTGGGCCTGTATGTGCACCTGAACAGCTTTACCCGGCTGGTGCTGGTGTCGGGACAGGGCGGGAAGGAGTTGCTGCGATGCGAGCCCCGCAACGGCAGCCTGGCGCTGGTGTAG
- a CDS encoding HDOD domain-containing protein: protein MADIPQDGAARRVRPALMRKLSGTERMFTLGGAIMHVIGMGYSDDLGTADLAYYVVSDVALTQRILRLSNTVQYRTLSNTPVTTISRAISLLGFDNVRAAALAMLLVDALDTAEHGVRVELEAALCASLVGRELARHSPIPGAEEAAICALFKNLGALLLASHEPERYREIAALVAAGKHTPSQAAQLILGCSFEALSEAVLREWQMPGLIVQAQLALPPGPVETAADRNGWMRQVAAFSRDVARLMGRHHDPAAAPETQDLIARYGVALGVDHPAMVALFDEVQEGMNGMLQSMNMERAPKTDPKAGSGLPNVLALATLDAGEDDEGEFYPSGKPKNARDLLLAGVQDVTLLAGSGASVNDVIMAVLETLYGALGFRFATVCLRDARTRQYRARVSLGEGSVDLQDGFVFPCAFTRDVFHLALENDADMMIADTFSPKIRDLLPAWYKTLLADAESFIVLPLVVGKGQLGLIYADRIFTAPEGVAPDETALIKALKAQVLAALAPQGSNNSQP, encoded by the coding sequence ATGGCCGACATCCCCCAGGACGGCGCCGCGCGCCGCGTGCGTCCCGCCCTGATGCGCAAGCTCAGCGGCACCGAACGCATGTTCACCCTGGGCGGCGCCATCATGCACGTGATCGGCATGGGCTATAGCGACGACCTGGGCACGGCCGATCTCGCCTACTACGTGGTGTCCGATGTCGCCCTGACCCAGCGCATCCTGCGGCTGTCGAACACGGTCCAGTACCGCACCCTGTCCAACACGCCGGTGACGACGATTTCGCGCGCCATCTCCCTGCTCGGCTTCGACAATGTGCGCGCCGCCGCGCTGGCGATGTTGCTGGTCGATGCGCTCGACACCGCCGAGCACGGCGTGCGGGTGGAACTCGAAGCGGCCCTGTGCGCCAGCCTGGTCGGACGCGAGCTGGCGCGCCACAGCCCGATCCCGGGCGCCGAGGAAGCGGCGATCTGTGCGCTGTTCAAGAACCTGGGCGCGCTGCTGCTGGCCAGCCACGAGCCGGAGCGCTACCGCGAGATCGCGGCGCTGGTGGCGGCCGGCAAGCACACCCCCAGCCAGGCTGCGCAACTGATTTTGGGCTGCAGCTTCGAGGCCTTGTCCGAGGCGGTGCTGCGCGAGTGGCAGATGCCGGGACTGATCGTGCAGGCCCAGCTCGCCTTGCCGCCTGGGCCGGTCGAGACCGCCGCCGATCGCAACGGCTGGATGCGGCAAGTGGCCGCCTTCAGCCGCGATGTGGCGCGCCTGATGGGGCGCCACCACGATCCGGCCGCCGCCCCCGAGACGCAAGACCTGATCGCGCGCTATGGCGTGGCGCTGGGCGTCGATCATCCAGCCATGGTGGCGCTGTTCGACGAGGTGCAGGAAGGCATGAACGGCATGCTGCAGAGCATGAACATGGAACGGGCGCCGAAGACCGATCCCAAGGCCGGCAGCGGCCTGCCGAACGTGCTGGCGCTGGCCACGCTGGACGCGGGCGAGGACGATGAAGGCGAGTTTTATCCCAGTGGCAAGCCGAAGAATGCGCGCGACCTGTTGCTGGCCGGCGTACAGGACGTGACCTTGCTGGCCGGATCGGGCGCCAGCGTCAACGACGTGATCATGGCGGTGCTCGAAACCCTGTACGGCGCGCTCGGTTTCCGCTTCGCCACCGTGTGCCTGCGCGATGCGCGCACCCGGCAGTACCGGGCCCGGGTCTCGCTGGGCGAGGGCAGCGTCGACCTGCAGGATGGTTTTGTCTTTCCCTGCGCATTCACGCGCGACGTGTTCCACCTGGCGCTCGAGAACGACGCCGACATGATGATCGCGGACACCTTCAGTCCAAAGATCCGCGACCTGCTGCCGGCCTGGTACAAGACCCTGCTGGCGGATGCCGAGAGTTTCATCGTGCTGCCGCTGGTGGTGGGCAAGGGCCAGCTGGGGCTGATCTATGCCGATCGCATCTTCACCGCGCCGGAGGGCGTGGCGCCGGACGAGACGGCCTTGATCAAGGCGCTCAAGGCGCAGGTGCTGGCGGCCCTGGCGCCGCAGGGTTCGAATAACTCCCAGCCCTGA
- a CDS encoding tetratricopeptide repeat-containing response regulator: MNELEGLTALIIEPHAGMRASIHSMLTLCGLTRIEHASTSNQAVKHLGLRQFDMILCEYDLEGGQDGQQLLEDLRHHKLMRLATMFFMVTAEGNHSKVVSAAELAPTDYILKPFTADRLLDRIARALDKRNAFLPVYTLMEAGDQEQAIAACIEGQRLHTRYAVDFLRLRAELHMFLGQAEQAEPIYRHLVEIKAIAWARLGLAKTLFVRKRYDEAREILEDLVDTNRNFVDAYDWLARTQAAVGDLQKSQAVLEDAVAVSPHAVRRLRTLADTAFEAGDVDTAEKALRQVVGKAKYSEFRDPEDHVKLVRALVHKGDPVGAAAVIRDLDRSMGGRNNTALCSAIASSLVHEYTGNEARLGEALGTALAASKDAPGLSADLKLELARTCIDNGREEGASELVREVMSNASNDAVVTRAMGVLEQAGKGELAQSLAQQSRQQVVDLVAGGAARAKNGDYRGAVTLMLEAATKLPNNPAVAFNAALAVLRCLEHEAWDNRLGAQVPALIGNVRKLDPLNPKLPALAALHQQVLKQHKQGPHAVAAPLRKAG, encoded by the coding sequence ATGAACGAACTGGAAGGCCTGACGGCCCTGATCATCGAACCCCACGCGGGAATGCGGGCCAGCATCCACAGCATGCTCACGCTGTGCGGCCTGACCCGGATCGAGCACGCCAGCACCTCCAACCAGGCCGTCAAGCACCTCGGCCTGCGCCAGTTCGACATGATCCTGTGCGAATACGACCTGGAAGGCGGCCAGGACGGCCAGCAATTGCTCGAAGATTTGCGCCACCACAAGCTGATGCGCCTGGCCACCATGTTCTTCATGGTCACCGCCGAGGGCAACCACAGCAAGGTGGTCAGCGCCGCCGAGCTGGCGCCGACCGACTATATCCTCAAGCCGTTCACCGCCGACCGCCTGCTGGACCGCATCGCGCGCGCCCTCGACAAGCGCAACGCCTTTTTACCGGTGTACACGCTGATGGAGGCGGGCGACCAGGAGCAGGCGATCGCCGCCTGCATCGAGGGCCAGCGCCTGCACACGCGCTATGCGGTCGATTTCCTGCGCCTGCGCGCCGAGCTGCACATGTTCCTGGGCCAGGCCGAGCAGGCCGAACCGATCTACCGTCACCTGGTCGAGATCAAGGCCATCGCCTGGGCCCGGCTCGGCCTGGCCAAGACCCTGTTCGTGCGCAAGCGCTACGACGAGGCGCGCGAGATCCTGGAAGACCTGGTCGACACCAACCGCAACTTCGTCGACGCCTATGACTGGCTGGCGCGCACCCAGGCCGCGGTCGGCGACCTGCAGAAGTCGCAGGCGGTGCTGGAAGACGCGGTGGCGGTCTCGCCGCATGCAGTGCGGCGCCTGCGCACCCTGGCCGACACCGCCTTCGAGGCGGGCGACGTCGACACCGCCGAGAAAGCGCTGCGGCAGGTGGTGGGCAAGGCCAAGTACTCCGAATTCCGCGACCCCGAAGACCACGTCAAGCTGGTGCGCGCGCTGGTGCACAAGGGCGATCCGGTGGGCGCCGCTGCCGTGATCCGCGACCTCGACCGCTCGATGGGCGGGCGCAACAATACGGCACTATGCAGCGCGATTGCCTCGTCCCTGGTGCACGAGTACACCGGCAACGAGGCGCGCCTGGGCGAGGCCCTGGGCACGGCCCTTGCCGCCAGCAAGGACGCGCCCGGCCTGTCGGCCGACCTCAAGCTGGAGCTGGCGCGCACCTGCATCGACAACGGCCGCGAAGAGGGCGCTTCGGAACTGGTGCGCGAGGTGATGAGCAATGCCTCGAACGATGCCGTGGTCACCCGCGCCATGGGCGTGCTGGAGCAGGCCGGCAAGGGCGAGCTGGCGCAGTCGCTGGCCCAGCAGAGCCGCCAGCAGGTGGTCGACCTGGTCGCCGGCGGCGCCGCGCGCGCCAAGAACGGCGACTATCGCGGCGCGGTGACCCTGATGCTCGAAGCGGCGACCAAGCTGCCGAACAATCCGGCGGTGGCCTTCAATGCCGCGCTGGCGGTGCTGCGCTGCCTCGAGCACGAGGCCTGGGACAACCGGCTCGGCGCCCAGGTGCCGGCCCTGATCGGCAATGTGCGCAAGCTCGACCCGCTCAATCCCAAGCTGCCGGCGCTGGCGGCGCTGCACCAGCAGGTGCTCAAGCAGCACAAGCAGGGGCCGCACGCGGTGGCGGCGCCGCTGCGCAAGGCGGGATAG
- a CDS encoding J domain-containing protein, with protein sequence MAKIHTHYDNLKVSRHAPQEVIRASYKALSQKYHPDKNPGDEKSARIMAVVNTAYNVLSDPVRRKEHDEWIASEEWEVAWLESSSAKEGQPRKHGEHGEAQPNPKPRRRRLWRDPRWWLGLSGCFVAGAVAAVLTIEQQPDIIPSALAWSGIARAESIAIGRPEAPEAGAGSSAGSTDPGNDSWARRIMPDGAKGPPPAVRALAVAQLAVPARAPDCSTDLQTLAAPSGDPWPLESSYLPGYPVGNEGGEMQVAIDNSANAAPVFVKLYDLERRANVRHAFVQQRSSFTFDKLAAGRYEVRYQNIVDGASQSECDGSQSPLRQAAADQ encoded by the coding sequence ATGGCCAAGATTCACACACATTATGACAACCTGAAGGTGTCGCGTCACGCGCCCCAGGAAGTCATTCGTGCATCCTACAAGGCCCTGAGCCAGAAATATCATCCTGACAAGAATCCGGGCGATGAAAAATCGGCCCGCATCATGGCGGTCGTCAACACCGCCTATAACGTCCTGTCCGATCCCGTGCGCCGCAAGGAACACGACGAATGGATCGCTTCCGAGGAATGGGAAGTCGCGTGGCTGGAAAGTTCCAGCGCCAAGGAAGGCCAGCCGCGCAAGCATGGCGAGCACGGGGAGGCGCAACCGAATCCCAAACCGCGCCGCAGGCGCCTGTGGCGCGATCCGCGCTGGTGGCTGGGCCTGTCGGGCTGCTTCGTGGCCGGCGCCGTCGCCGCCGTGCTGACCATCGAACAACAGCCCGACATCATCCCCAGCGCCCTGGCCTGGAGCGGCATCGCCCGGGCCGAAAGCATCGCGATTGGCCGCCCCGAGGCGCCCGAGGCGGGTGCCGGAAGCAGCGCCGGCAGCACCGACCCCGGCAACGACAGCTGGGCCCGCCGCATCATGCCGGACGGCGCCAAGGGCCCGCCGCCCGCGGTGCGCGCGCTCGCCGTCGCCCAGTTGGCGGTCCCGGCCCGCGCCCCGGACTGCAGCACCGACCTGCAAACCCTCGCCGCGCCCAGCGGCGACCCCTGGCCGCTCGAGTCGTCCTACCTGCCCGGCTACCCGGTCGGCAACGAAGGCGGCGAGATGCAGGTCGCGATCGATAACAGCGCCAACGCGGCGCCGGTCTTCGTCAAGCTGTACGACCTGGAGCGCCGCGCCAATGTTCGCCACGCCTTCGTCCAGCAGCGCTCGAGTTTTACTTTCGACAAGCTGGCGGCCGGCAGGTACGAGGTGCGCTACCAGAACATCGTCGACGGCGCCAGCCAGTCCGAGTGCGACGGCAGCCAGTCGCCCTTGCGCCAGGCCGCGGCCGACCAATAG
- a CDS encoding class I SAM-dependent methyltransferase — MSLPAPDRDALAASHSLQDLLAADIAQHGGAIAFSRFMELALYAPRLGYYSGGASKLGANGDFTTAPEMTPLFGAAVARVAAAIIAQSAPDIIEFGAGTGRLARDVLTALARSGVAVNSYTIIELSGELRARQQENLADLPQVRWLDAMPDSFSGVVLANEVLDAMPVELVIRSADGWRRQMVTVEDGAFAFVQAPLGEDLEQQLARQVPDHENMIEGYVTELHPVGAGFMRSLAAMFAGGRGAAILVDYGFPAHEFYLDQRIGGTLMCHYRHHAHPDPFYLPGLQDITAHVDFTAMALASQDAGLPVLAYMSQAAFLLGAGIGELLLENDPEDAKRFLPHSRAVQKLVSPAEMGELFKVLVVGQGVELPEPIVRADRSHRL, encoded by the coding sequence ATGTCCCTGCCCGCACCCGACCGCGACGCCCTGGCCGCGTCCCATTCCCTCCAGGACCTCCTGGCCGCCGATATCGCGCAGCACGGCGGCGCGATCGCATTCTCACGGTTCATGGAACTGGCGCTCTATGCGCCGAGGCTCGGTTACTACAGCGGCGGTGCATCGAAGCTGGGCGCCAACGGCGATTTCACCACCGCGCCCGAGATGACGCCGCTGTTCGGGGCGGCCGTGGCGCGCGTGGCAGCCGCTATTATCGCCCAAAGCGCGCCCGACATCATCGAGTTCGGCGCCGGCACCGGCCGCCTGGCGCGCGACGTGCTCACCGCCCTGGCGCGCAGCGGCGTTGCCGTGAACTCCTACACCATCATCGAACTGTCCGGCGAATTGCGCGCGCGCCAGCAGGAAAACCTGGCCGACCTGCCGCAAGTGCGCTGGCTGGACGCCATGCCGGACAGCTTCAGCGGCGTGGTGCTGGCCAACGAAGTGCTCGACGCCATGCCGGTCGAGCTGGTGATCCGCAGCGCCGACGGCTGGCGGCGGCAGATGGTGACGGTCGAGGACGGCGCCTTCGCCTTCGTCCAGGCGCCATTGGGAGAAGACCTGGAGCAGCAGCTGGCGCGCCAGGTGCCCGATCACGAGAACATGATCGAGGGCTATGTCACCGAGCTGCACCCGGTCGGCGCCGGCTTCATGCGTTCGCTGGCGGCGATGTTCGCGGGCGGCCGCGGCGCCGCCATCCTGGTCGACTACGGTTTCCCGGCCCACGAGTTCTACCTCGACCAGCGCATCGGCGGCACCCTGATGTGCCATTACCGCCATCACGCGCATCCCGACCCCTTCTATTTGCCCGGCCTGCAGGACATCACGGCCCACGTCGATTTCACGGCGATGGCGCTGGCGTCCCAGGATGCCGGCCTGCCGGTGCTGGCCTATATGAGCCAGGCCGCCTTCCTGCTCGGCGCCGGCATCGGCGAGCTGTTGCTGGAAAACGACCCCGAGGATGCGAAACGGTTCCTGCCCCATTCGCGGGCCGTGCAAAAACTGGTTTCTCCTGCTGAAATGGGGGAGTTGTTCAAGGTGCTGGTGGTCGGGCAGGGCGTAGAATTACCCGAGCCAATCGTGCGGGCGGACCGCAGCCACCGCCTGTAG
- a CDS encoding SDR family oxidoreductase, translating into MTESTSTSLSPVALVTGAGRRLGRAIALGLAGAGWDVALHYRHSERDAIATRDAILALGRRAALLQCDLADEAAVRQLVDRARAALGPVSCIVNNASLFEHDSATDFSPALLATHMQANVAAPLLLAQALHAATPDGGQAVVVNLLDQKLYNLNPDFLSYTLSKAALQAATTMLAQALAPKLRVVGVAPGITLVSGDQTEEGFAEAHRMTPLGRSSTPQDIADAVVYAATARALTGTTLLVDGGQHLMPLARDVMFLTESPNTSKKA; encoded by the coding sequence ATGACGGAAAGCACCTCGACTTCCCTGTCCCCGGTCGCGCTCGTGACCGGCGCCGGCCGCCGCCTGGGGCGCGCGATCGCGCTCGGCCTCGCCGGCGCCGGCTGGGACGTCGCGCTGCACTACCGCCATTCCGAGCGCGATGCGATCGCGACCCGCGACGCCATCCTGGCGCTGGGCCGGCGCGCGGCGCTGCTGCAATGCGACCTGGCCGACGAGGCGGCGGTGCGGCAGCTGGTGGATCGCGCGCGCGCGGCGCTGGGCCCGGTCTCTTGCATCGTCAACAATGCTTCGTTGTTCGAACACGACAGCGCCACCGATTTTTCGCCGGCGCTGCTGGCGACCCATATGCAGGCGAACGTGGCCGCCCCGCTGCTGCTGGCCCAGGCGCTGCATGCGGCCACGCCGGATGGCGGCCAGGCCGTCGTCGTCAACTTGCTGGACCAGAAACTGTACAATCTCAACCCGGATTTTCTGTCGTACACGCTGTCCAAGGCGGCCCTGCAGGCGGCGACCACGATGCTGGCGCAGGCGCTGGCGCCGAAGCTGCGCGTGGTCGGCGTGGCGCCCGGCATCACGCTGGTCTCGGGCGACCAGACCGAGGAAGGCTTCGCCGAGGCGCACCGCATGACGCCGCTGGGGCGATCCTCGACCCCGCAGGACATCGCCGACGCCGTCGTGTATGCCGCCACGGCGCGCGCCCTGACCGGCACCACCCTGCTGGTCGACGGCGGCCAGCACCTGATGCCGCTGGCGCGCGACGTGATGTTCCTGACCGAATCACCCAACACATCAAAGAAGGCTTAA
- a CDS encoding dihydroneopterin aldolase, with protein sequence MLSALSHPSLRDCRRLFLRNYEVMINIGVHDFEKKGEQRVLINVELYIPLELSTPKADQLAEVVDYDFMRETIAQRIARGHIHLQETLCDDVVKAMLAHPRVRAAGVSTMKPDVYADCEGVGVEVFQIKEAA encoded by the coding sequence ATGTTGTCCGCCCTGTCCCACCCGAGCTTGCGCGATTGCCGCCGGCTGTTCCTGCGCAATTACGAAGTGATGATCAATATCGGCGTGCACGATTTCGAGAAGAAGGGCGAGCAGCGTGTCCTGATCAATGTCGAGCTGTACATTCCGCTGGAGCTGTCGACGCCGAAGGCCGACCAGCTGGCCGAAGTGGTCGACTACGATTTCATGCGCGAGACCATCGCCCAGCGCATCGCCCGCGGCCACATCCACCTGCAGGAAACCCTGTGCGACGACGTGGTCAAGGCGATGCTGGCGCACCCGCGCGTGCGCGCCGCCGGCGTCTCGACGATGAAGCCGGACGTGTATGCCGATTGCGAAGGCGTCGGCGTCGAAGTATTCCAGATCAAGGAAGCAGCATGA